DNA from Sphingomonas sp. SUN039:
CAGCAGCCCGCCCGACAGCACGAAAGCGGCAATCGACCCGCCGGTCATCCGCCCTGCCGCGACATCGATTGCCCCTTGCCAGATGACCAGCGTGATCGCGCCGAAAACCAGAAACATGCCCATGGCGGTCATGATCGCCCGCAGCCGGATGCGACGCTGGGCAGCAGCCACGACAACTTCGGCGGCCCCGGCAAAACGCGTTGCTTCGCGCCCTTCCTGCCCGAATGCCTGGACGATCTTGATTGCACCCAAAACTTCGCTGGAAATAACGCCGACATCGGCAATTCGGTCCTGGCTGGCGCGCGATGCGGAGCGCAGACGGCGACCGAAGATCGCGATTGGCCCGATAACGAGCGGCAAGCCGAGCACCAGCATGCCTGCCAGCTTTGGCGACAGGGTGATCAACACGACCAGACAGATGATTGCCATGATGAGGTTGCGGAGCGCCATCGATGCGGTCGTGCCGACGACCTGTTCGATCACCGTCGTATCCGCCGTCAACCGTGCAGAGATTTCCGCCGGACGGTTTTCCTCGAAATAGCTGGGGGACAGGCGCACCAGATTGCGGAGCAGCGCGACGCGAAGGTCGGCGACGACGCGCTCGCCGAGCCACGAGACGAAATAGAAACGGAACGCCGTCGCAATCGCCATCGTCCCGATAAGCAACAGCAAATAGGTGAACCAGCGGCCGATATCGCCGCCGCCGATGAAGCCCTTGTCGATGATCGCCCGAAAACTGACCGGGATTGCGGCGGTCGCCGATGCGGCAACGACCAGCGCCACTGTCGCAGCCGTGATCTGCCCCGGATAGTGCCGCGCGAAACTCCAGATGAGACGCAAATTGCCGATCTTGCGGCTGGATTGAGGTTCGGGCGTGCGGGCAACGGCGACGGGTTCGGTCATCCATGCCGCCTAGCAGCGTTAGGGGTACGTCTCAATCCGCACCGCAAGCGTATAAATTGTGCGTTGCACAATGCGACGGATGCGGCATAACCCGCCTCCCCGGGGATCGAAATCGATATGCTCTACAACACCTACGAAATGCAGAAGAACTGGCTGGCGGGCGCGTCGGCAATGGCCGGGATGTCGGCGGAACTGCTGCAAAGCCCCGGCAATCCTTTTGCGATGATGGGCGGGCAGGTGATGGCGTCCGCGCTCGAAGTGTTCGCGCATGCCTCCGCCCCGCGTGGCAAGCCCGCATTCGGGCTGACGTCGATGGTCGTCGATGGCCGCGAAGTGGCAGTCCACGAAGAAATCGTCCTGCAACTGCCTTTCGGCCAGCTCAAGCGCTTTGTGAAAACGGGCGTCGAGGGTGCGCCGCGCTTGCTGATCGTCGCCCCGATGTCGGGCCATTTCGCGACGCTTTTGCGGGGCACCGTGGAGCGGATGCTGCCCAAGCACGACGTCTATATCACCGACTGGCGCGACGCGCGACAAGTGCCGTTGCGCGACGGGTGCTTCGATCTCGACGACTATATCGACTATCTGTCGGCGTTTCTCGACCACATCGGACCCGGCGCGCACATGCTCGCGGTGTGCCAGCCCTCGGTCCCTTGTTATGCCTTGGCCTGTCTGATGTCGGCAGACAAAAATCCGAACCGGCCGAAAACGCTGACCATGATGGGCGGCCCTATCGACACGCGCGAGGCCCCGACGGCGGTCAACGACGTCGCGACCGAGCGCCCGCACGCGTGGTTCCAGCAGAACGCGATCCAGACCGTGCCGGTCATATATCCGGGTGCGGGACGGCGGGTCTATCCCGGCTTCCTTCAGCTCACCGGGTTTTTGTCGATGAATCTGGGCAGCCACATGGAATCGCATTTCGCCATGTTCAAAGACCTGGTGAAGGGCGATGACGACGCAGCTGACGGGACCAAGGCGTTCTACGAGGAATATCGCAGCGTCTGCGACATGACGGCGGAATTCTATCTCCAGACCATCGAGACCGTGTTCCAGAGCCATTCGCTGCCGAAGGGCGAAATGATGCATCGCGGTACCCGTGTCGATCCGGCGGCGATCACCGATATCGCCATCCTCGCCATCGAGGGCGAGCGCGACGACATCTCGGGACTGGGCCAGACCAAGGCCGCGCTGAAGATTTCGACCGGCCTGCCCGATGCCATGAAGAAATATCACATGGCACCGGGCGCGGGACATTACGGCATTTTCAACGGCTCACGCTGGCGCACGCTGATCGCGCCGGTAGTCGAGGAATGGATCGCCGCGCACGACTAAAGCGCGACTTCCGCGACCTTGTCCTTGTAGTCCTGCTTCGGATCGATCCCGATCAGCATCTTGATGCCGACGACAATGCTCGACGCGTCGATCCAGATCTGCGCGTGTTCGGCATCGAGGCGGATCAAAGCAATCTTAGGGTCGTCCTTGCTCTCGTACCACGCCGCAACGAACGGGTTCCACAGGCGGTCGATTGTCGCCCTGTCCTGTGTCGTCGACAGGTTGCCGTGGACGGTCGCCCAGACGTCGTGCCCCTTCGACACGAAATGCGCCATTGCGCGGGTGCGCGACGTGCCGACGGCACCTCCGTGGCCGATCTGTCCGTAGAGCGCGTTGTCGGTCGAGGTGAAGAACCAGATCGGACCGGCGGTTTCGCCGTCCTCGGGATCGCCCTCGACCTGCGCGGTCATCGGCCGTGCATGGCCGTCATCACCCTCGGCCAGACCCAGCATCATCGTGCGGTCGGACTTCAGGGCTTTCCAGAATTTCGCTTTGATTTCGGCGTTGTCAGGCATGTTTCGTCTCCACAATCAGGGTGGAGACGAAACATGTGACCGCTTGTCGAGTTCCCTTAGAGAACCTCGAACAGCCCCGCCGCGCCCTGACCGCCGCCGACGCACATCGTCACGACGACATATTTCACGCCGCGCCGCTTGCCCTCGATCAGCGCATGGCCGGTGCAGCGCGCGCCGGTCATTCCGAAGGGGTGTCCGATCGAGATCGAGCCGCCATTGACGTTCAAACGGTCCATCGGAATGCCGAGCCGGTCGGCGCAATAGAGCACCTGCACAGCGAACGCTTCGTTCAATTCCCACAGGCCGATATCGTCCATCTTCAGACCGAAGCGTTCGAGAAGCTTCGGGATGGCGAAAACCGGGCCGATGCCCATTTCATCGGGCTCGGTGCCCGCGACCGCCATCCCGACATAGCGACCGAGCGGGGTCAGCCCGCGCTTCGCCGCCACGCTGGCTTCCATGACGACGCTGGCCGACGATCCATCGCTGAGCTGCGACGCATTGCCCGCCGTAATGGTGTGGCCCTCGCCCATCACGGGCTTCAGCGACGCAAGGCCCTCCAGCGTCGTGTCGGGGCGGTTGCAATCGTCCTTGGTCGCGGTGACGTCCTGGTAGGTGACCTCCTTGGTCTCCTTGTTCACCACCGCCATCGTTGCGTCGCACGCCACGATCTCGTCGTCGAACTTGCCCGCCGCCTGCGCCGCCGCCGTCCGCTGCTGCGACTGCAGCGAATATTCGTCCTGGCGCTCGCGGCTGATGCCGTAACGCTTGGCGACCACCTCTGCCGTGCCGATCATCGGCATATAGGTGTCGGCGTGCATCTTCAGCAGTTCGGCATCGGGTTCGATGAACAGCTTGCCCGACATCTGCACCTTCGAGACCGACTCGACGCCGCCCGCGACGACGATGTCCATGCGGTCGACGATCACCTGCTTGGCCGCCGTCGCGATCGTCATCAGGCCCGAAGAGCATTGCCGGTCCATCGACATGCCCGCAACCGTGACGGGGAGGCCCGCCCGCAGTGCGACGAGCCGCGCGATGTTCGGGAAGGCCGACCCCTGCTGGAGCGCCGCGCCGATCAGTACATCGTCGATCTCGCCGCCTTCGAGGCCTGCGCGCTCGACGGCGGCTTTGACCGAATAGGCGCCCAGTGTCGGCGCAGTGGTGTTGTTGAACGCCCCGCGCGCAGCCTTGACCAGCGGCGTACGGGCAGTGGAAACGATAACGGCGTCGCGCATGGGAATTCTCCTGTTCGGGTGAAAGAAGTCAGACGGGAATATGGGGTGTGCCGGGTTCGGGTTCTATGTCGAACGCGCCGACGATCAGCGCGACGCCCTGATAAAAGCCGACGAGCTGGACGATTTCGAGCTGCTGCTCGGGGGTGAAATGGGCAGCCATACGGGCGTGTTGGGCATCGCTCAGGTGGCGGTCGTCGATCAGCGCATCGACGGTGGCGATGAGCGCCGCATCGGCCTCGCTCCAGCCGCCGTCGTCGGCCTTGAGTTTGGCCAGCGCGTTCAACTGTGTGTCGTCGATCCCGCAGCGTTCGGCGTAGAGCGCGCAGTGCATGCCCCATTCGTAGTCCGCGCAGATCCGCGCCGCCGTGCGAAATATCGTCAGTTCGCGTTCCCGCATCGGCAGCGGCCCTTTGTCGAGCAGCGACCCGGCGGCGAATTTGTCCCACGCGCGCTGGCTGGTCCCGATGATGCGGAACAGCATCGGTGCCTCGCCGCCAGCCGGGGTCATCCGGCCGAGCGTTGCCGCTATCGGTTCGGGGTAGGGCTGCGAGAGCGGCGTGATGCGCGTCATACGAAGAACTGGCTGATCCACTCGGCGATCAGCGCAGGCTTGTCCTCGCTTTCGATCTCGAGCGTATATTCGACGGTCTGCTGCCACTGGCCGGGGCGCTTTTCCTCGATCTCGAGCAGCTTGAAATGCCCGCGCACGCGCTTGCCCGAGCGGACAGGAGCCAGAAACCGCGTCTTGTTGCCCCCGTAATTGACGCCCATCTTGATGCCGTCGAGGCGCGGCATGTCCGTCATCGCGGTCAGCACAGGCATGATCGACAGCGACAGGAATCCGTGTGCGATGGTGCCGCCGAATGGCGTCAGCTTGGCCTTTTCGACATCGACATGGATGAACTGGTGATCGCCGGTCGCTTCGGCGAATTTGTCGATCATGGCCTGATCGACGGTCAGCCAGTCGGACGTGCCGATGTTGCTGCCGACCAGTGCCTTTAATTCGTCCTGCGTTACGACGCCCATGGTGCATTCCTCGCGTAATTTTATTACAAGACGTCGAGTCCTGTTGCGGCGCTTTACGTCCGCGTAAACCTAAGAGTCAAAAGCCATGGATGCCGTTACGTCGGATTTTGCCGCGCAGATGCGCCACCTGCACCGCGCGCCCGAACCGGAAGTGCTCGCCTCGTTGCTGGACCGGGCGAAACTCGGTGAGACGGAACGGCAGGGCGTGGTCGCACGGGCATCGGGCCTGCTTGCCGACCTGCGCGCGGCGCAATCGACCGGGTGGGTGAACCAGTTCCTTCAGGAATACCGGTTGAACACGTCTGAAGGGGTGGCGTTGCTGTCGCTCGCCGAAGCATTCCTGCGCGTGCCCGACCCCGAGACTGCCGACGCGCTGATTGCCGACAAGCTGGGCGATGCCGACTGGCGGGCGCATACGGGCAAGTCGGCATCGGCCCTCGTCAATGTCGGCACCTGGGGGCTGGTCGTCGGCCGCGCGCTGGTGAGCGAGAAAGAAGAGGCGGGCGTCCTGCGTCGCCTGATCTCCCGCGCGGGCGAACCGTTCGTCCGCCAGGCCGTCGGCGCGGCCATGAAGATGATGGGCGAAATCTTCGTCATGGGTCGCACCATCGACGAAGCGACCAAGCGGATGGCGAAGCCGGAGAACAAGGGGTTCACCGCAAGTTTCGACATGCTGGGGGAGGCCGCACGGACTTATCCCGACGGGCAGCGCTATCTGAAATCCTATGCCGACGCGATTGCCGCTGTGGGCGCGAACCCGGCGGCGGGGCATTCGATCTCGGTCAAGCTGTCCGCACTGCATCCGCGCTATGAGGTCGCGCATTGGGACACGTGCGTGCCTGCGCTGACCGAAATGCTCGAAGGGCTGGCCGTGCAGGCATCAAATGCCGGGATCGCGCTGACGGTCGATGCGGAGGAGTCCGAGCGGCTGGAGATGAGCCTCGCGATCATCGAAAACATTGCGACGTTACCGACCCTGAAAGGCTGGGACGGGTTCGGCATGGCGGTGCAAGCGTACGGCAAGCGCGCGCGCTCGGTAATTGGCTGGGCCGATGATCTCGGCGCGCGCACCGGGCGGCGGGTCGCCGCGCGGCTGGTTAAGGGTGCCTATTGGGATAGCGAGATCAAGCGGACGCAAGAGGCGGGCTTGAGCGATTATCCGCTGTTCACGCGCAAGGCCGCGACCGATGTGTCCTACATGGCGGTGGCGCGCGACATGCTCGATGCGAAGCACATCTATCCCGCATTCGCGACGCACAATGCGCTAACCGTGGCGACGATCCTCGAATGGGCGGGGGATTCGCGCGATTTCGAGTTCCAGCGGCTGCACGGCATGGGCGAGGGGCTGTACGAGCGTCTGGTCCGGGAAGAGGGCTATCACTGCCGCATCTACGCGCCGGTCGGCGGGCATCGCGATTTGCTAGCGTATCTGGTGCGGCGGTTGCTGGAGAATGGTGCGAATTCCAGTTTCGTCCATCAGCTCGCGGACGAAAACCTGACCGATGCCGATATCCTCGCCGATCCGGTTGCGAAGATCGCCGCAGTCGGCGGCGCGCGGCATCCGAGCATCCCATTGCCGCAAGACCTGTTCGGCGAACGCCGGAACTCGTTCGGAATCGACCTGCAGGACCGGTCGATCCTTGCTGAAACACTGCAATCCCTTCGCGTCTTCGCGGCATCGCGTGAAAAAGAAGGTGATTTCACGCAAAGCCGCGAAGACGCGAAGGGGGCCGTCCTCGCCGCCGCATCGAGCTTCGACGCGTGGTCCGCTCAGTCGTTGGAAAGCCGCTGTGCGGCGCTGGAGCGGCTTGCCGATTTGCTCGAAACGCATCGCCTCGACCTCATGTCGATTCTTGTCGACGAGGCGAAGAAGACCCTGCCCGATGCACTCGGCGAGGTGCGTGAGGCAGTCGATTTCTGTCGATACTATGCCGCGCAAGCCCGTGACGGTCTCAAACCCATCGAACTCCCCGGCCCGACGGGCGAACGCAATGTGCTCCGCATGGAGGGACGCGGGGTGTGGGCGTGCATCGCGCCATGGAACTTCCCGCTGGCGATCTTTCTCGGACAGGTCGCGGCGGCGCTGGTCGCCGGTAACACTGTTGTGGCCAAGCCTGCCCCGCAGACCCCGCGTATTGGCGCGCGCGCCGTCGAACTGGCGCATGAGGCCGGGATTCCTGAAGGTGCGTTGGTCCTGCTGACCGGCGGTCCGGACGTCGGGGCGGAGCTTGTCGCCGACCCGCGCGTGGTCGGTGTCGCCTTCACCGGATCGACGGCGACCGCCAAGCGCATCGCGCGAAGTCTGCTCGACGACGACACGCGGCCCATCGTTCCGCTGATCGCCGAGACCGGCGGTATCAACGCGATGATCGTCGATTCGACCGCGCTGACCGAACAGGTGGTGCAGGACGTCGTGACCAGCGCGTTCCGTTCGGCGGGGCAGCGCTGCTCGGCGCTGCGGCTGCTGCTGGTGCAGGAGGATGTCGCCGAACGGACGCTCGAAATGTTGGCAGGGGCGATGGATTCCCTGATCGTCGGTGACCCGTCGGACCCGGCGACCGATGTCGGGCCGGTGATCGACGACGCCGCGCACCAACGGCTGATGGACCACCGCGCCCGCCAGAAGGCAAACTGGATTCACACGGTCGCTGCGCCGACCAAGGGGCATTTCGTACCGCCGACTGCAATCCGCCTCGCCGCCCTCCACGATCTGACCCAGGAATGGTTCGGCCCACTCCTCCACGTCGCGACTTGGAAAGCAGGCGAGCTCGAAGCCACAGTAGCGCGCATCAACGCCAAAGGTTTCGGCCTGACGATGGGCCTGCACAGCCGCATCGCCCGCAATGCCGAGACGGTCGAGGCGCTGGCGAAGGTCGGCAATCTCTATGTCAACCGCAGCATGATCGGCGCCATTGTCGGGTCGCAACCCTTCGGTGGCGAAGGGCTGTCCGGCACCGGACCCAAGGCGGGCGGGCCGCACTACCTCCACCGCTTCACTGCCGAGCGCGTTACCTCGACCGACACGACGTCGGCAGGGGGCAATGCGACCTTGCTCTCGCTCGACGATGTCGCTGGCCCGGCCGTTACGGTCGGTTAGCTCGGTCAGGCGATCCAGTCGGGATTGAAATCGCCCAGGTGGGAATGTCCCCACAATGGGGTGAAATACTCCCTCATGATCCTTTCGTGCGAGACAGCGTCTGACATGATCACACCATATTCGGCAAGATGTGCCGTCAATAAGCCGGTTCTGGCCGCTGAGGGGTAGACGTTGTGGCTTCCAACATAACAGGTTTCGTCGACGCTCCAGAATTTGGCATGATTGCTCTTGTTCAAATGGGGCGCGCTAGTCCATGGAATCGTCCCATGCGTCATGATGACTTTGACTTTGAGATGGTTCCTGATTGTTGCGACAGCGTCGGTCTTGTTGCCGAATTTCATTAGGCAATAGCCGATCGCCCGGTAAATGGAATCAGGCCCGTCGCCCTCGAAGTCGCCGACATTCTGGGAATTCGAGATGACGATATTGACGTTCGTCTTGCGGAGCAGCGCCATCGCGATGAACAACATCAGGTTGTAATCATAGTATCTTGAGTATTTATCGGTCGGCGATTTGACGTTGAATAGCTCGACGCCGCCGCACGAAAAGGATCGGGCGAACTCCATCGATAAGGGTTCGCACCGTGGCGAGCCGATCGACATCTGCGACAGGTTGATCTCGCGTGTGGCGCGACGGAACGCCCAATGCATCGCGTCGAGGCTGGGGTTGGTCTTGTGCGCGCCGCCCAGATTGCCGAGTTGCGCCACCGACAGAACATCGACGCTGCCCGTTTGCGTGGGTGGGGGAACGAACGGTTCGATGAACGGATTGAGATCGTCGCCGATCTTGCCGTCTTTCATCATCTTGAAGGGCGGAATCCCGCCTTTCATGGCCTCCTTGATCAGGAAATTGGTGAATTGATGCGCGTCCTGGGCAACCGGCCCCTCCAGCTGCACCGAAAGATCGAAAACGGGTTGCTGGCCCAGATAGACATCCCACCAATTGTGCCCACCGGTCATCAAGTGCTGGCCATCGGCGGCAACGAACTTTCCGTGGTTCCATGTCGAGCCTTGCACGGGCACTGTGCGCGACGGCAACGAGAAATTATGATACAACACACAAGCCGATAATTTTCCCGGGGCGCCAACCCCTGCGATCAAGCGCCTGATAAAGGCTTCGGGATCGAACGGTTCGCTCGACCCCGGCGGCAATCCCAGCACGATCCGGACGAACAGACGATCGGTCACGGGGTGGACACCGGTCGCCAGCGCGTCCTTGATGCCGAGGAACAGCTCTCTTTCGAACTGGTCGGTCGGGCCTGAGCCCTTCATCGACAGGTGAACGTAATCGAGGATTGCCTTTCCGCGCTGTGCCACGCCGCGAACCGCTTGCGTCAGTGCAGCGCTAGGGTGGGGCGGCAGATGATCGGTTGCCTGGCTGAAAATGCCCGTCGGTGTCGACAGCACGGCATTGTCGAGCTGCGCGAACTTGTTGCCGCGGGTCAGCGCGTATCCTCGATAGCCGTGCACATGCTTTGCATCGAGTACGGCGGCAATTTGTTCGAGAACGGTCATCCAGATGCCCCCCAAATGGAATTGTGCGCGGCGACCATGCGCGCGACAGCACCATCGTCGAGCAAATCATATCGTTACGCAACCGGAATAACAACGCTGCGGTGCGTGCCGTACATCCATCGGGTCGAACGAAGTTTCGACTCGAATGGTCGGCAACGATCGGACCTATTTCCGCTCGACGATGTCGGCCTTTGATCTCGGCATGTCGGTCGACTGATAGCTAAGGCCGATCCCCTCGCGCTCGAGCCAGGCGAGCGTGGCGCACATCGCCTCGTGACGGACGCGGTCGCGCACATCGGCGGCACCCTTGGTCGAATGGAGCATCAGCTCAAGCGTCACCGCATTGTCTTTGAATTCGGTGAGCAGTGCGTGGTCGAAGCTGCTGTCGGAGATGTCGGCGACGACGGCCTTTAGCGCATCGGGAATTTCCGCGAACTTGGCGGCGGCATTGGCATAGTGCAGCGGCAGGCTGAGCACGATGCGGCGCTGCTCGATGCCGTGGAAATTGCGGATCTGCTGGTCAAGCAGCTTGTCGTTCGACATGATCACTTCTTCGCCCTCGACCGATCGCACGCGTGTGGTCTTCAGGCCGATGGTCTGGACCTTGCCGGTGACGTCGCCGAATTTGATCGTATCGCCGACGACGAACGGCCGGTCGAACAGGATCGACAATGCGGCGAACAGGTCGCGGAAGATACCCTGCGCGGCAAGGCCGATGGCAATGCCGCCGACACCGAGGCCCGCGATCAGCCCCGTGACGTTCACGCCGAGGTTCGACAGGATCAGAATCGCGGCAATCGAGAACAACGCAAAGGTGACGAGCAGCCGGATGATGTTGAGCGCGCTGCCCAGCCCCTGATGCCCGCTCGCGCGAAACTCGATGATGCCGAGAACCACCTCCCGGGCGAACACGGCCGCCTGTAAGGTGAAGGCGATGACGAACAGGAAGTAGATCGTACCGGCGAGGTCCGAAGGCGCATGTGCATAGGTCGCGACGACCTGCGCGACGACGGCGGCGACGAACCACAGGCGAATCTTGCCCAATGACTTGCCGATAATGTGGTACCAGTGGTTACCGTCCGCGTGTCGCCGTGCGAGCCGCTTGCCGAGCCATTTGAGGCCGAGCAGCACCAGGGCAATGACCGCGCCGAGCACTGTCGCAACGACAATTTGCACGGTGTGCTGCGTTACCCAGATGAAGGTATCGCGCCACATGGCCTCGGCACCGAAATCGGCGAATTGATCGGCAATGCTGTTGTTCATCACGCGGCCTTGGACAGGTCCGCAGGCGTATCGTCAAGCAGCGCGATCAATGCGCGTTCGGCCGGCGCCAGCCAGCGTGTCGAGCGCGGCAGCTTTTCCGGCGAGGGTCCCGCTTCGCACAGTCCCAGTACGCGGGGGTGGACATAGGACTTGCGCGCAATCGCAGGTGTATTGCCGAGCGCTTCCGCCACGGGCAGCAGCACATCGACGAGCTTGGGGCGGATCCCTGATTTACAACTCGCGATCACTTGTTCGAGGGCGATAACGCTCGCACTCCAGGTGCGGAAATGCTTCGCGGTAAAATCGTCGCCAGTGGCTTCCTTGATATAGGCATTCACATCGGCCGAGCCGACCGGGCAGGGCGCGCCATCGTCGTCCAGATACTGGAACAGATTTTGTCCCGGCAAATCCTGCACCCGGCGGACGACACGCAACAGCCCCCTGTCGGTCAGGGTCAGTTTGCGGAGCACGCCTGACTTGGCGCGGTATTGCAGGCTCAGCTTGCTCCCCTTGACCGAGGCATGGCGGCTGCGAAGTGTCGTCGCCCCGAAGCTCCGGTTGGACCGGGCGTATGCCTCATTCCCCACCCGCACGCGTCCGATATCGAGCAGGCGCACGATGGCCGCGAGAACCGTCTCGCGCGCCGTCGGTCGACCCGACAGATCGTGTTCGACCCGCGCACGGAGTAGCGGCAGCGCGCGGCCGAAATCGCTGCACCGGTCGTATTTTTCGGCCTCGCGGGTGGCGCGGAAATCGGGGTGATAGCGGTATTGCCGACGCCCCTTCGCGTCATAACCGATTGCCTGGATATGGCCGTGCGGACTGGGGCAAAACCACGCATCAACATAGGCCGGGGGCAAAGCGATGCGGTTGAGCCGGTCGATCTCGTCGCGGTCGGCAATCCGGCTGCCTTTAGCGTCGGTATAGGCCCAGCCATGCTTCAGCTTGCGGCGCGTTATGCCGGGCATTTCGGGGTCGACATAAACGATCATGCCACCGCCAATGCTTCAGGGCGTGGCAGGGTTCCCTGACAGCGCTCCGGCGATCCGGTCGGCGGTGCCCAGCCAGCGGCGCGCGGGCACCTCGATGAAACGGTACAGGACGAATGAAGCAGCGAGAGTGAGCGCCAGATAGAGCGCGGCAACCTCCAGCGGCACCGCGCGCGGATCGCCGACGAAGACGATCTTGAATACCGTCCACAACAGGAAGTGCGCGAGATAGGTCGAATAGCTGATCTCGCCCAGTGCCACCGCAATCCGCGATGACAAGGGATTATATTTTTGCGGCGAAGTTGCCGCGAGCCATGGCACCAGCGCAGTAAAGGCGAGTGGGATGGCGAAAGTCTCCCGCAGCAGACCGGTCGTCCAGAGCGCGAGCGCGGTCGCACTGGCGAGCGCCGTGACAGCGACCATTCGCCGGTTCTGCCATTGCTGCCACAAGAGGCACATCGCGACCCCGCAACCGAATTGCGTGAGGCAGCGCCACAGGCCGAGACCGGCAATATCATGCCCCAGCAGCGCGCTGCCGCGCGACGCGAACAGCCGGTCGAGCGCGACGATCAGTGCGAGCGCAATCCCGGTCGCAACGACAGGTGAGGGCCTTAACCGTGCGAGCGCGATCGCCGCGAAGGGAAACAGCAGATAGGCCGCCATCTCGGTCGAGATCGACCAGCTCGGGTCGTTCCACGCGATATCGCGGGTGAAGCCCCAGTTCTGGATCAACAGGACGTGCAGCGGCAATTCGTCCCAGCGATAGTGAGGTGGTACCGGCCTACCGGTCGCCTGCACGACGAGCGCGAACGCGACGGTCGCGGTTAAGATAACAACATGCAGCGGCCATACCCGCGCCACCCGCTTGCGCCAGAAATCGGGCGCAGCACCCAGTCCGTCGCGGGCAAAGCGTCCGCCCCAGGTGAGCCACAAAACGAAACCCGACAGGACGAAGAACAGGTCGACTGCGAGATAGCCCTTGGCGAACACCGCGATCACTGGTGCGGGCAGGGCATGCGCCACGCCTTCGCGGATGTGATAGAGCACGACCAGCCAGGCCGCGATGCCGCGCACGCCGGTCAGGGCGTCGAGCTGGCGCGTCCCGCTCATTGCGCGGCAGCCCATCCTCCGGCCCGATGAGTCGGCGCGGGGGCCACGACATAGCGCCGCGCGTAGGTCGACAGGCCGATCTGCAAGCCGATCAGCATGAAGACGAACGGCTGGAATGCAATGCCGATGAACAGCGCCCCGACAAGGTAGATGACATGCGCCTGGAACAATGCACCCGCGAGGCCCGACACCCATTCGGCCTCAGCCATTTTCTTCGTCCGTGCGCGCAGCCGCTCCATGCTGAAAAGTCCGCCCAGGTGTATGGCTAGCCAGATCAGCAGCCCTGGATAGCCTTGCTCGCCGAGCATTTCGAAATAGGCGCTGTGATAGGCGCGGGCCTGGTCGTACTCGACCGACTGCGTCACATCGGTC
Protein-coding regions in this window:
- the putA gene encoding bifunctional proline dehydrogenase/L-glutamate gamma-semialdehyde dehydrogenase PutA encodes the protein MRHLHRAPEPEVLASLLDRAKLGETERQGVVARASGLLADLRAAQSTGWVNQFLQEYRLNTSEGVALLSLAEAFLRVPDPETADALIADKLGDADWRAHTGKSASALVNVGTWGLVVGRALVSEKEEAGVLRRLISRAGEPFVRQAVGAAMKMMGEIFVMGRTIDEATKRMAKPENKGFTASFDMLGEAARTYPDGQRYLKSYADAIAAVGANPAAGHSISVKLSALHPRYEVAHWDTCVPALTEMLEGLAVQASNAGIALTVDAEESERLEMSLAIIENIATLPTLKGWDGFGMAVQAYGKRARSVIGWADDLGARTGRRVAARLVKGAYWDSEIKRTQEAGLSDYPLFTRKAATDVSYMAVARDMLDAKHIYPAFATHNALTVATILEWAGDSRDFEFQRLHGMGEGLYERLVREEGYHCRIYAPVGGHRDLLAYLVRRLLENGANSSFVHQLADENLTDADILADPVAKIAAVGGARHPSIPLPQDLFGERRNSFGIDLQDRSILAETLQSLRVFAASREKEGDFTQSREDAKGAVLAAASSFDAWSAQSLESRCAALERLADLLETHRLDLMSILVDEAKKTLPDALGEVREAVDFCRYYAAQARDGLKPIELPGPTGERNVLRMEGRGVWACIAPWNFPLAIFLGQVAAALVAGNTVVAKPAPQTPRIGARAVELAHEAGIPEGALVLLTGGPDVGAELVADPRVVGVAFTGSTATAKRIARSLLDDDTRPIVPLIAETGGINAMIVDSTALTEQVVQDVVTSAFRSAGQRCSALRLLLVQEDVAERTLEMLAGAMDSLIVGDPSDPATDVGPVIDDAAHQRLMDHRARQKANWIHTVAAPTKGHFVPPTAIRLAALHDLTQEWFGPLLHVATWKAGELEATVARINAKGFGLTMGLHSRIARNAETVEALAKVGNLYVNRSMIGAIVGSQPFGGEGLSGTGPKAGGPHYLHRFTAERVTSTDTTSAGGNATLLSLDDVAGPAVTVG
- a CDS encoding mechanosensitive ion channel family protein, producing the protein MNNSIADQFADFGAEAMWRDTFIWVTQHTVQIVVATVLGAVIALVLLGLKWLGKRLARRHADGNHWYHIIGKSLGKIRLWFVAAVVAQVVATYAHAPSDLAGTIYFLFVIAFTLQAAVFAREVVLGIIEFRASGHQGLGSALNIIRLLVTFALFSIAAILILSNLGVNVTGLIAGLGVGGIAIGLAAQGIFRDLFAALSILFDRPFVVGDTIKFGDVTGKVQTIGLKTTRVRSVEGEEVIMSNDKLLDQQIRNFHGIEQRRIVLSLPLHYANAAAKFAEIPDALKAVVADISDSSFDHALLTEFKDNAVTLELMLHSTKGAADVRDRVRHEAMCATLAWLEREGIGLSYQSTDMPRSKADIVERK
- a CDS encoding DNA topoisomerase IB, yielding MIVYVDPEMPGITRRKLKHGWAYTDAKGSRIADRDEIDRLNRIALPPAYVDAWFCPSPHGHIQAIGYDAKGRRQYRYHPDFRATREAEKYDRCSDFGRALPLLRARVEHDLSGRPTARETVLAAIVRLLDIGRVRVGNEAYARSNRSFGATTLRSRHASVKGSKLSLQYRAKSGVLRKLTLTDRGLLRVVRRVQDLPGQNLFQYLDDDGAPCPVGSADVNAYIKEATGDDFTAKHFRTWSASVIALEQVIASCKSGIRPKLVDVLLPVAEALGNTPAIARKSYVHPRVLGLCEAGPSPEKLPRSTRWLAPAERALIALLDDTPADLSKAA
- a CDS encoding acyltransferase; translation: MSGTRQLDALTGVRGIAAWLVVLYHIREGVAHALPAPVIAVFAKGYLAVDLFFVLSGFVLWLTWGGRFARDGLGAAPDFWRKRVARVWPLHVVILTATVAFALVVQATGRPVPPHYRWDELPLHVLLIQNWGFTRDIAWNDPSWSISTEMAAYLLFPFAAIALARLRPSPVVATGIALALIVALDRLFASRGSALLGHDIAGLGLWRCLTQFGCGVAMCLLWQQWQNRRMVAVTALASATALALWTTGLLRETFAIPLAFTALVPWLAATSPQKYNPLSSRIAVALGEISYSTYLAHFLLWTVFKIVFVGDPRAVPLEVAALYLALTLAASFVLYRFIEVPARRWLGTADRIAGALSGNPATP